A section of the Arcobacter roscoffensis genome encodes:
- a CDS encoding ArsS family sensor histidine kinase translates to MNRSSIFFTITVSFIISIILVIVSFFLLMTHNYKTQEKELMDRYIPIVKKVMTKHHKGGLDMKFAVGLKEYNYELFTNKGKINAITYNPKTKVLIQRESPKRDTIFRVLKLNDFNYIYMKKRGETILVKDNTLSSHSSNIYIILVFAIVIITIILMYLITLRKLMPLKILKDKVKTLGDENFDFECCNLDGKDEVSLLAVEFKNAAKKLNDVKESRNVFIRNIMHELKTPITKGKFLTEIERNDSNDDKLKEVFNRLEALINEFASIEELISSTKNVEKKVYFIDDIVDNAKDILMVEDDDVIKKYENKKIEVNFKLFSIAVKNLIDNALKYSSNKKVVIKSSDDNLIFENEGEPLKFDLEKYFEPFFSSEVNNKDSFGLGLYIIFNILKANHYTLEYKYENKTNRFICKKDEVSTI, encoded by the coding sequence ATGAATAGATCATCAATATTTTTTACAATAACAGTTAGTTTTATTATTTCAATTATTTTAGTAATTGTAAGTTTCTTTTTATTAATGACACATAATTATAAAACACAAGAAAAAGAGTTAATGGATAGGTATATTCCAATAGTAAAAAAAGTAATGACAAAGCACCATAAAGGTGGTTTAGATATGAAATTTGCTGTAGGTTTGAAAGAGTATAACTACGAACTTTTTACAAATAAAGGCAAAATAAATGCTATTACATACAATCCAAAAACAAAGGTTTTAATTCAAAGAGAATCACCCAAAAGAGATACAATCTTTAGAGTTTTAAAACTAAATGATTTTAATTATATTTATATGAAAAAAAGAGGCGAGACTATTCTTGTAAAAGATAATACCTTAAGCTCTCATAGCTCAAATATTTACATAATCTTAGTATTTGCTATAGTTATTATAACTATTATTTTGATGTATTTAATAACTCTCAGAAAATTAATGCCTTTAAAAATTCTAAAAGATAAAGTTAAAACCTTAGGGGATGAAAACTTTGATTTTGAGTGTTGTAATCTTGATGGGAAAGATGAAGTTTCACTTTTAGCAGTTGAATTCAAAAATGCAGCTAAGAAGCTAAATGATGTGAAAGAATCAAGAAATGTTTTTATTAGAAATATAATGCATGAGTTAAAAACGCCAATTACAAAAGGAAAATTTCTAACTGAGATTGAAAGAAATGATAGTAATGATGATAAATTAAAAGAAGTGTTTAATAGACTTGAAGCTTTAATAAATGAATTTGCATCAATAGAAGAGTTGATCTCTTCTACTAAAAATGTAGAGAAAAAAGTATATTTTATTGATGATATAGTTGACAATGCAAAAGATATTTTGATGGTTGAAGATGATGATGTAATTAAAAAATATGAGAATAAGAAAATAGAAGTAAACTTTAAACTATTCTCTATTGCTGTTAAAAATCTAATTGATAATGCTTTGAAATATTCTTCAAATAAAAAAGTAGTTATAAAAAGTAGTGATGATAACTTGATTTTTGAAAATGAAGGCGAGCCTTTAAAATTTGATTTAGAAAAATACTTTGAACCCTTTTTTAGCTCAGAAGTAAATAACAAAGACTCTTTTGGATTAGGTCTTTATATAATTTTTAATATTTTAAAAGCAAATCATTATACTTTAGAGTATAAGTATGAAAATAAAACAAATAGATTTATTTGTAAAAAGGATGAAGTATCTACGATATAG
- a CDS encoding Spy/CpxP family protein refolding chaperone yields the protein MTKRTKILTALVLSTTLATSAFASCGNKGECNMNKSHKMMKKHMGHKKAHNSIFSTLKKLNLTDTQKQEVKKIMMESKKTTPLSEAFSKTSFDKEKYIKIMSEKRENMIKSKALKIEKIYALLDEKQKEQFKMLLDLKNEKRQQKGMNFDKNCNGRG from the coding sequence ATGACAAAAAGAACAAAAATCTTAACAGCACTAGTTTTAAGTACAACATTAGCAACATCAGCTTTCGCATCTTGTGGAAATAAAGGTGAGTGTAATATGAATAAAAGTCATAAAATGATGAAAAAACATATGGGGCATAAAAAAGCCCATAACTCAATTTTTTCAACACTAAAAAAACTAAATTTAACAGATACTCAAAAGCAAGAAGTAAAAAAAATTATGATGGAGTCTAAGAAAACTACACCACTTAGCGAGGCTTTTTCAAAAACTTCATTTGATAAAGAAAAATATATCAAAATTATGAGTGAAAAAAGAGAGAATATGATAAAATCAAAAGCTCTTAAAATAGAAAAAATATATGCTTTATTAGATGAAAAACAAAAAGAGCAATTTAAAATGTTACTTGATTTAAAAAATGAAAAGAGACAGCAAAAAGGTATGAATTTTGATAAAAATTGCAATGGTAGAGGATGA
- a CDS encoding NAD(P)/FAD-dependent oxidoreductase, with protein sequence MKKQYDVIVVGSGGAGMIAAITAKKLGFDVLLLEKLSSLGAKLKATGGGKCNLTNTLSKDDFMNSFGRNGKFMMKAINMLDKNDLREFFSSIGVQTDTKDGFRIFPVTHNSSTIISALQKELERLEIDILCDCKVDRLLCDNEKITGVQTQKGNFEAPHIIIATGGLGFPMLGANGDGYEFAKELGHKVTDLYPAMLPVYVKETWVANCTADTIAKAIVRIDLKKAKKLKAVGDLIFTSKGLRGPVILDFSREITPLLEKYDEVPLLINMVKGKSEDEIFQHLKKQGTLKPDVNVVELLSTLLPVSVSKELCLQVKANLDKKFKDQDGQIRNDLVKIVANTPFTVTDSVGFKKAMITRGGVSLKEIDPNTMQSKIVEGLYFCGEVMDLDGPCGGYNLQWSFSSGYLAGHLNK encoded by the coding sequence ATGAAAAAACAATATGATGTAATAGTAGTTGGTTCTGGCGGAGCTGGAATGATTGCAGCAATAACTGCAAAAAAATTAGGATTTGATGTTTTACTTTTAGAAAAATTAAGCTCTCTTGGAGCAAAACTAAAAGCAACTGGTGGTGGAAAGTGTAATCTTACTAATACTTTAAGTAAAGATGACTTTATGAACTCTTTTGGAAGAAACGGTAAGTTTATGATGAAAGCTATTAATATGCTTGATAAAAATGATTTAAGAGAATTTTTTTCAAGTATAGGAGTTCAAACAGATACAAAAGATGGATTTAGAATATTCCCTGTTACTCATAACTCTTCTACAATTATAAGTGCTCTTCAAAAAGAGTTAGAAAGACTTGAAATAGATATATTATGTGATTGTAAAGTAGATAGACTTTTATGTGATAATGAAAAAATCACAGGAGTTCAAACACAAAAAGGAAACTTTGAAGCACCACATATAATAATAGCAACAGGAGGGCTTGGCTTTCCTATGCTTGGAGCAAATGGTGATGGTTATGAGTTTGCAAAAGAGTTAGGGCATAAAGTAACAGACCTTTATCCTGCTATGCTTCCTGTTTATGTAAAAGAGACTTGGGTCGCAAATTGTACAGCTGATACTATTGCAAAAGCAATTGTAAGAATTGATTTAAAAAAAGCTAAAAAACTAAAAGCTGTAGGGGATTTAATCTTTACTTCAAAAGGCTTAAGAGGTCCAGTTATTTTAGATTTTTCAAGGGAAATTACTCCTTTACTTGAAAAGTATGATGAAGTTCCACTTTTAATAAATATGGTAAAAGGTAAAAGTGAAGACGAGATTTTTCAACACTTAAAAAAACAAGGTACTTTAAAGCCTGATGTAAATGTAGTTGAGCTTTTAAGTACTCTTTTGCCTGTTTCTGTATCAAAAGAGTTATGTTTACAAGTAAAAGCAAATCTTGATAAAAAGTTCAAAGACCAAGATGGTCAGATAAGAAATGATTTAGTAAAAATAGTAGCAAATACACCTTTTACTGTTACAGACTCAGTCGGGTTTAAAAAAGCTATGATTACAAGAGGTGGAGTGAGTTTAAAAGAAATAGACCCAAATACAATGCAAAGTAAAATAGTTGAAGGTTTGTATTTTTGTGGTGAAGTCATGGATTTAGATGGACCATGTGGTGGATATAATCTTCAATGGTCTTTTTCAAGTGGTTATTTAGCTGGTCATTTAAATAAGTAG
- the mfd gene encoding transcription-repair coupling factor yields the protein MKSIYEFLKNLKDEKRLKECELLIVNDDKQAQIAKDIVSYLGFSPFVLSDFRANFGDDLLSFSEEIQDITKALNGFYTYKKQNKILISPIRTISYAMPKAKCFDNYEIAFADTINLEELKSKLYNWGYYFVDIVTSEAEVSIRGDILDICPLGHEFGYRISFFDDEVESIRKFDIEDQKSFKEEIESISISPAFLALDEETFEGINEQVQSVESDTFVKDIHSLGFWYLNDLGEYLPQNMNSFITQEALSELEEVYVFEEKRLNKDKFLATPQIYNSKIYQEIAPANIKEFISFHKDKKVNIISSSEAKVKAFDLELSDTNINYIFESYILNLIGDDEIIISLNKEIKTRRKKRVKLVLDELQENDFVVHEKHGIGQYKGIEPVTVMGAKRDFVIVMYAGDDKLLIPVENIDLIDRYVADGSSYATVDKLGKGSFAKLKDKVKDKLFAIANDIIKIAAARELINGVKINTDKKALLDFQKDAGFDYTKDQSKAVRDIFTDLSSGRVMDRLLSGDVGFGKTEVAMNALLAVILDDKQALFVCPTTLLATQHFHGMQKRFEQYGFPMAKLDGKTTSKEKSNIKKGLESGEIKLVVGTHSLLGVKTNDLALVVIDEEHKFGVKQKEKLKALREDVHIFSMSATPIPRTLNLALSKLKGMSALLTPPSERLGVRSYVKEYSDKLIKEIILREKRRGGQLFYVHNNIASIEAKKGDIEEIIPNIKVEVIHSKIKPAQAEKIIDGFENKEFDILLATSIVESGLHLPNANSIIIDGADRFGIADLHQLRGRVGRSDKEGFCYYVVEDKKQITNDAVKRLVALESNSYLGSGTALAHQDLEIRGGGNIIGEAQSGHIKQIGYGLYLKMLEEALASLSGETKEENKTVDIKLAISAYLSDEYITEDRVRLELYRRLSKCHDKDEVYAIEEEMEDRFGKPDLPTKQFLELIMIKILSLSKKIKTISSYEMNITFVKDDDSKETIKSPSKDDDDIIATTLKYLRK from the coding sequence GTGAAAAGTATTTACGAATTTTTAAAAAATTTAAAAGATGAAAAAAGATTAAAAGAGTGTGAACTTTTAATTGTAAATGATGATAAACAAGCCCAAATAGCAAAAGATATTGTCTCTTATCTAGGCTTTAGTCCTTTTGTATTATCTGATTTTAGGGCAAACTTTGGAGATGATTTACTTTCTTTTAGTGAAGAAATTCAAGATATAACAAAAGCTTTAAATGGTTTCTATACTTATAAGAAACAAAATAAGATTTTAATCTCGCCTATACGTACTATCTCATATGCTATGCCTAAAGCAAAATGTTTTGATAATTATGAAATAGCCTTTGCAGATACTATAAACCTTGAAGAGTTAAAATCAAAACTTTATAATTGGGGTTACTATTTTGTAGATATTGTTACCTCAGAAGCAGAAGTTTCTATAAGAGGTGATATTTTAGATATTTGTCCTTTAGGACATGAATTTGGATATAGAATTTCTTTCTTTGATGATGAAGTTGAAAGCATAAGAAAGTTTGATATTGAAGATCAAAAATCTTTTAAAGAAGAGATTGAAAGTATTTCTATATCACCAGCTTTTTTAGCACTTGATGAGGAGACTTTTGAGGGAATAAACGAACAAGTTCAAAGTGTAGAGTCTGATACTTTTGTAAAAGATATTCACTCTTTAGGTTTTTGGTATTTAAACGATTTAGGTGAGTATCTTCCTCAAAATATGAATAGTTTTATCACACAAGAAGCTTTATCAGAGTTGGAAGAAGTTTATGTTTTTGAAGAAAAAAGATTAAATAAAGACAAATTTTTAGCAACTCCTCAAATATATAATTCAAAAATCTACCAAGAAATAGCTCCTGCAAATATAAAAGAGTTTATCTCTTTTCATAAGGATAAAAAAGTAAATATTATCTCTTCCTCAGAAGCTAAAGTTAAAGCTTTTGATTTAGAACTTAGTGATACAAATATTAACTATATTTTTGAGTCATATATTTTAAATCTTATTGGTGATGATGAAATCATCATTTCTTTAAATAAAGAGATAAAAACAAGAAGAAAGAAAAGAGTAAAACTTGTACTTGATGAACTTCAAGAAAATGATTTTGTTGTTCATGAAAAACATGGTATTGGTCAATACAAAGGAATTGAGCCTGTTACAGTAATGGGAGCTAAAAGAGACTTTGTTATTGTTATGTATGCAGGTGATGATAAACTTTTAATTCCTGTTGAAAATATTGATTTAATTGATAGATATGTAGCTGATGGAAGTTCTTATGCAACTGTTGATAAGCTTGGAAAAGGAAGTTTTGCTAAGCTTAAAGATAAGGTAAAAGATAAATTATTTGCAATAGCAAATGATATTATCAAAATTGCAGCAGCAAGAGAGCTTATAAATGGTGTGAAAATAAACACTGATAAAAAAGCTTTACTTGATTTTCAAAAAGACGCAGGTTTTGATTATACAAAAGATCAATCAAAAGCAGTTAGAGATATTTTTACTGATTTAAGTAGTGGTCGAGTAATGGATAGACTTTTATCAGGTGATGTAGGTTTTGGTAAAACAGAAGTTGCAATGAATGCACTTTTAGCAGTTATTTTAGATGATAAGCAAGCCTTATTTGTTTGTCCTACAACACTACTTGCTACACAACACTTTCATGGAATGCAAAAAAGATTTGAGCAGTATGGTTTTCCTATGGCTAAACTTGATGGAAAAACTACAAGTAAAGAAAAAAGTAATATCAAAAAAGGACTTGAATCAGGTGAGATTAAACTAGTTGTTGGAACTCACTCTTTACTTGGAGTTAAAACAAATGATTTAGCTTTAGTTGTTATTGATGAAGAACATAAATTTGGTGTAAAACAAAAAGAGAAATTAAAAGCTTTAAGAGAGGATGTTCATATTTTCTCAATGAGTGCTACTCCAATTCCAAGAACTTTAAATCTTGCCTTATCCAAACTAAAAGGTATGAGTGCTTTACTTACTCCTCCAAGTGAGAGATTAGGGGTTAGAAGTTATGTTAAAGAGTACAGTGATAAACTTATAAAAGAGATAATTCTAAGAGAGAAAAGAAGAGGTGGACAACTTTTCTATGTTCATAATAACATTGCTTCAATAGAAGCCAAAAAAGGCGATATTGAAGAGATTATTCCAAATATCAAAGTTGAAGTTATTCATTCTAAGATAAAACCTGCACAAGCTGAAAAAATTATTGATGGTTTTGAAAACAAAGAGTTTGATATTTTACTTGCTACTTCTATTGTAGAATCAGGTCTTCACTTACCAAATGCAAACTCTATTATTATTGATGGGGCTGATAGGTTCGGTATAGCTGATTTACATCAATTAAGAGGAAGAGTTGGTAGAAGTGATAAGGAAGGTTTCTGTTATTATGTTGTTGAAGATAAAAAACAAATCACAAATGATGCAGTAAAAAGACTTGTTGCTTTAGAATCAAACTCATATTTAGGAAGTGGTACAGCTCTTGCACATCAAGACTTAGAAATAAGAGGTGGTGGAAATATCATAGGTGAAGCTCAAAGTGGTCATATCAAACAAATAGGATATGGTTTATATCTTAAGATGTTAGAAGAAGCCTTAGCAAGTTTAAGTGGTGAAACAAAAGAAGAAAATAAAACTGTTGATATAAAACTTGCTATTTCAGCTTACTTATCTGATGAGTATATTACAGAAGATAGAGTGAGATTAGAGCTTTATAGAAGACTTTCAAAATGTCATGATAAAGATGAAGTTTATGCTATAGAAGAAGAAATGGAAGATAGATTTGGTAAACCTGATCTTCCAACAAAACAGTTCTTAGAACTTATTATGATTAAAATATTAAGTTTATCTAAGAAAATAAAAACTATCTCATCTTATGAAATGAATATAACATTTGTAAAAGATGATGACTCAAAAGAGACTATAAAATCACCATCAAAAGATGATGATGATATTATAGCAACTACTTTAAAGTACTTAAGAAAATAA
- a CDS encoding SCO family protein codes for MKKLSYLISAIIAVGIIVLIEPYVNEAKEKSKYSFEVESKDGKISLDSYKSKALAIYFGYTFCPDVCPTSLSSLAHALNSFDKDKVEKNFEGLFISVDPDRDKLEDLASYAKYFHPTFKGATSNKENIDDIVKRYGTYYKKVELENSSMGYSVAHTSYIYFFDKDGNFIKKVDHFSNPEQLKEVLKSIL; via the coding sequence ATGAAAAAGTTATCATATTTAATCTCAGCTATTATTGCAGTGGGTATTATTGTTTTAATTGAACCATATGTAAATGAAGCCAAAGAAAAAAGTAAATACTCATTTGAAGTTGAGTCAAAAGATGGAAAAATAAGTTTAGATAGTTATAAGAGTAAAGCTTTAGCTATTTATTTTGGATATACATTTTGTCCTGATGTTTGTCCAACATCTTTAAGTTCACTTGCTCACGCTTTAAATAGCTTTGATAAAGATAAAGTTGAAAAAAACTTTGAAGGTCTTTTTATCTCAGTTGACCCAGACAGAGATAAACTTGAAGATTTAGCCTCATATGCAAAGTATTTTCACCCAACATTTAAAGGTGCTACTTCAAATAAAGAAAATATTGATGATATTGTAAAAAGATATGGGACTTATTATAAAAAAGTAGAGTTAGAAAACTCATCTATGGGCTATTCGGTTGCTCATACTTCATATATTTATTTTTTTGACAAAGATGGTAATTTTATAAAAAAAGTTGATCACTTTTCAAACCCTGAACAATTAAAAGAAGTTTTAAAGTCTATACTTTAA
- a CDS encoding response regulator transcription factor → MIKIAMVEDDLELADVLTQYLKKFNIEVTNYEEPFMALSSLKLNKFDLVILDLTLPGMDGLDVCKEIVKNFDIPIIISSARSDITDKVTALQLGADDYLPKPYDPRELEVRIKTILRRFNHTKENESKIVKKFVLDEEKKQISKNENYVKLTAAEYEVLSLMIKRENFVISREEIFENSDLLNQDYESSGSLAVIINRIRQKIEDNPKEPKYLQTIRGMGYKFTQ, encoded by the coding sequence TTGATAAAAATTGCAATGGTAGAGGATGATTTAGAACTTGCAGATGTTTTAACTCAATACTTAAAAAAATTTAATATAGAAGTTACAAATTATGAAGAGCCATTTATGGCTCTTTCATCTTTGAAGTTAAATAAATTCGATTTAGTTATTTTAGATTTAACACTACCTGGAATGGATGGTTTAGATGTATGCAAAGAGATTGTAAAAAACTTTGATATTCCTATCATAATCTCAAGTGCTAGAAGTGATATTACTGATAAAGTAACTGCCTTACAACTTGGTGCAGATGACTACTTACCAAAACCTTATGACCCTCGAGAACTTGAAGTTCGAATAAAAACTATTTTAAGAAGATTTAATCACACAAAAGAGAATGAATCAAAAATTGTAAAAAAGTTTGTATTAGATGAAGAAAAAAAACAAATAAGTAAAAATGAAAATTATGTTAAACTTACAGCAGCAGAATATGAAGTTTTATCTCTTATGATTAAAAGAGAAAATTTTGTAATTTCAAGGGAAGAGATATTTGAAAATTCAGATTTATTAAATCAAGATTATGAAAGTTCAGGATCATTGGCTGTGATAATTAACAGAATTAGACAAAAGATTGAAGATAATCCAAAAGAACCTAAGTATCTTCAAACAATAAGAGGAATGGGGTATAAATTTACACAATGA
- a CDS encoding cache domain-containing protein: MQLSNITSRTNFTIAFISIFFTFIISLYFQFENFKEESNLIQKDYINIKKREVKTEVNKVYNQIEQKEKEINNHIKELLEKRVHLAHTIATSIYNDNVNIKTDKEIKYLIVTALKNISFSSKRAYFFINRNDGKAILFNTKSKLNENTNIWNLKDKAGKLFIQEQSNIALKKDEGFLKTHFVKPDLKDGVQYPKLTYVKMFKPFNWHIGTGEYIDDMTKEIQETILKDIASIRYGLHGYIFVNRVDRKALVFNGEKLKKPKEYKNIDLFNLQMEKIRNGGDFFTYNFKKLNTSEEFEKISYVKSYDKWGWIIGSGLYTDEVKKHIEIRKKELQNNITNQSISLVLVFMFLSLLVYLISKQMSLKLENNISNLVNSFRKASRKNQKINTELLTYDEFEDLANSLNKTLKSRNKAIIKQQDYLEIINTHVITSSTDIEGDITNVSDAFCEISGYTREELIGKSHNIVRHPSVSKEFYENMWKDLKAGEIWRGEILNLRKNGEEYWVDTIIQAIYKKDKIEGYTAIRHDITDKKKVEYLSITDELTKLKNRRFFNKIIEKEFLRAKRNNSLINFMMIDIDYFKKYNDRYGHQSGDEALKEVANALKNATKRAGDYTFRLGGEEFGVLFISKTSKQAKEFSKNILKIIEDLKIKHEDSQTSKYITVSIGLVSKQSNKLKDENELYKLADESLYEAKEKGRNQVVVKE; encoded by the coding sequence ATGCAATTATCGAATATAACATCAAGAACAAACTTTACAATTGCTTTTATATCAATATTTTTTACTTTTATAATATCTTTATATTTTCAGTTTGAAAACTTTAAAGAAGAAAGTAACCTTATACAAAAAGATTATATTAATATCAAAAAAAGAGAAGTTAAAACAGAAGTTAACAAGGTTTATAATCAAATTGAACAAAAAGAAAAAGAAATAAATAATCACATAAAAGAATTATTAGAAAAAAGAGTTCACTTAGCTCATACAATAGCAACTTCAATATATAATGATAATGTCAATATAAAAACAGACAAAGAAATAAAATACTTAATAGTAACTGCTTTAAAAAACATCTCTTTTTCAAGTAAGAGAGCATATTTTTTCATAAATCGAAATGACGGCAAAGCCATACTTTTTAATACAAAATCAAAATTAAATGAAAATACTAATATCTGGAATTTAAAAGATAAAGCTGGAAAACTATTTATTCAAGAGCAATCAAATATTGCTTTAAAAAAAGATGAGGGGTTTTTAAAAACTCATTTTGTAAAACCTGACTTAAAAGATGGTGTACAATATCCTAAATTAACATATGTAAAAATGTTTAAGCCTTTTAATTGGCATATAGGAACTGGTGAGTATATCGATGATATGACAAAAGAGATACAAGAAACTATTTTAAAAGATATTGCAAGTATTAGATATGGACTACATGGTTATATCTTTGTAAATAGAGTCGATAGAAAAGCTTTAGTATTCAATGGGGAAAAACTTAAAAAACCAAAAGAGTACAAAAATATAGATCTTTTTAATTTACAAATGGAAAAAATCAGAAATGGTGGAGATTTTTTTACTTACAACTTTAAAAAATTAAATACAAGCGAAGAGTTTGAAAAAATCTCATATGTAAAAAGCTATGATAAATGGGGATGGATTATAGGAAGTGGTTTATATACTGATGAAGTTAAAAAGCATATTGAAATTAGAAAAAAAGAACTACAAAATAATATAACAAATCAGTCTATTAGTTTAGTTTTAGTTTTTATGTTTTTGTCTTTATTGGTATATTTAATTTCAAAACAAATGTCTTTAAAACTTGAAAATAATATAAGTAACCTTGTAAACTCTTTCAGAAAAGCTTCAAGAAAAAATCAAAAAATAAATACTGAGCTTTTAACTTATGATGAGTTTGAGGATTTGGCAAATAGTTTAAATAAAACCTTAAAATCTAGAAATAAAGCTATTATTAAACAGCAAGATTATTTAGAAATCATTAATACTCATGTTATAACATCTTCCACAGATATTGAAGGAGATATTACAAATGTAAGTGATGCATTTTGTGAAATTTCAGGATATACAAGGGAAGAACTTATAGGAAAATCTCATAATATTGTAAGACATCCTAGTGTCTCAAAAGAGTTCTATGAAAATATGTGGAAAGATTTAAAAGCAGGAGAGATTTGGAGAGGAGAGATTTTAAATCTTCGAAAAAATGGCGAAGAATATTGGGTTGATACAATAATACAAGCTATTTATAAAAAAGATAAAATCGAGGGTTATACAGCAATTAGGCATGATATAACCGATAAGAAAAAAGTAGAATATTTGTCAATAACTGATGAATTAACTAAACTTAAAAATAGAAGATTTTTTAATAAGATTATAGAAAAAGAGTTTTTAAGAGCAAAAAGAAATAATTCTTTAATTAATTTTATGATGATAGATATTGATTACTTTAAAAAGTATAATGACAGGTATGGACACCAATCAGGAGATGAAGCCTTAAAAGAAGTTGCAAATGCCTTAAAAAATGCAACTAAAAGAGCCGGTGATTATACTTTTAGATTAGGTGGTGAAGAGTTTGGAGTTTTATTCATAAGTAAAACTAGTAAGCAGGCTAAAGAGTTTTCAAAAAATATTCTAAAGATTATAGAAGACTTAAAAATCAAACATGAAGATAGCCAAACAAGTAAATATATAACTGTATCAATTGGGCTAGTTTCAAAACAATCTAATAAACTAAAAGACGAAAATGAACTTTATAAGTTAGCAGATGAATCTTTATATGAAGCAAAAGAAAAAGGAAGAAATCAAGTAGTAGTAAAAGAGTAA
- a CDS encoding endonuclease/exonuclease/phosphatase family protein has product MKIRVGTFNLFQFVEPPYSWYEKKDKFTQEQWIEKKTWIKEQITSMNCDVIGFQEVFSQEALKDLCQELGFEYFVTVDTPKVHEKNDLIYISTTVALASKYPISNIKNVKTHMPSVKKHYLKGKFKFARTPIKADITLENQETITIYVCHLKSNRENEFEYIFKEEHSLEQKNEQVQKALKENFSKSLKQRLCEASSLFFDMKKLKEKPYILLCDLNDRLHSITIDALSNNKYHDENRKETFILKDAYYEHERKIYNPHPEQKEIKREATSYYIGKGNVLDFIFISNTFSKKNKDSIANVENYEIFNKHIEENHDGSILKSDHAQVVCQLNFKKN; this is encoded by the coding sequence ATGAAAATTAGAGTCGGAACATTTAACCTATTTCAGTTTGTAGAACCACCTTACAGCTGGTATGAAAAAAAAGATAAATTTACACAAGAACAATGGATAGAAAAAAAAACTTGGATAAAAGAACAAATCACTTCAATGAACTGTGATGTGATTGGCTTTCAAGAAGTATTTTCTCAAGAAGCGCTAAAAGACTTATGTCAAGAGTTAGGATTTGAATACTTTGTAACTGTAGACACACCAAAAGTTCATGAAAAAAATGACTTAATATATATAAGTACAACAGTTGCCCTCGCCTCAAAATATCCTATATCAAATATTAAAAATGTAAAAACACATATGCCAAGTGTCAAGAAACATTATTTAAAGGGAAAATTTAAATTTGCTAGAACTCCAATTAAAGCTGATATAACTTTAGAAAATCAAGAAACTATTACAATATATGTTTGTCATCTAAAATCAAATAGAGAAAATGAATTTGAGTATATTTTTAAAGAAGAGCATAGCTTAGAGCAAAAAAATGAACAAGTTCAAAAAGCATTAAAAGAAAACTTTAGTAAATCTCTAAAACAAAGACTCTGTGAAGCTTCATCACTATTTTTTGATATGAAAAAACTAAAAGAAAAACCATATATTCTATTATGTGACTTAAATGATAGATTACATTCTATTACTATTGATGCCCTATCAAATAATAAATATCATGATGAAAATAGAAAAGAGACTTTTATTTTAAAAGATGCTTATTATGAACATGAAAGAAAAATCTATAATCCTCATCCAGAACAAAAAGAGATAAAAAGAGAAGCTACAAGCTACTATATAGGAAAGGGAAATGTATTAGATTTTATTTTTATAAGTAATACTTTTAGTAAAAAAAATAAAGATTCTATTGCAAATGTAGAAAATTATGAGATATTTAATAAACATATAGAAGAAAATCATGATGGATCTATTCTTAAAAGTGACCATGCACAAGTAGTTTGTCAATTAAATTTTAAAAAAAATTGA
- a CDS encoding copper chaperone PCu(A)C produces MKMKLLSLLFLSASTLFASSLSVKNAYVRATPPSLPNSAAFMEITNTSNETISLVSATSSASNIVELHTHDMKDGVMKMYQVPKIDIKANSTTVLKPGGFHVMLIDLKTKPLKEEMQVEVDLSFSNGQNIKVFAPVKKVMAGMMMKNHGMHNKQKMSCGSGKCGQ; encoded by the coding sequence ATGAAAATGAAACTTTTATCTTTACTGTTTTTAAGTGCTAGTACACTTTTTGCTTCTTCTTTAAGTGTAAAAAATGCTTACGTAAGAGCAACTCCTCCAAGTCTTCCAAATAGTGCGGCTTTTATGGAAATCACAAATACATCAAATGAAACTATTTCACTTGTTAGTGCAACATCAAGTGCCTCAAATATTGTAGAGTTACATACTCACGATATGAAAGATGGTGTTATGAAAATGTATCAAGTGCCAAAAATTGATATAAAAGCAAATTCAACAACTGTTTTAAAGCCAGGTGGTTTTCATGTTATGTTAATTGATTTAAAAACAAAGCCTTTAAAAGAAGAAATGCAAGTAGAAGTAGACTTAAGCTTCTCAAATGGACAAAATATAAAAGTTTTTGCTCCTGTTAAAAAAGTAATGGCTGGAATGATGATGAAAAATCATGGTATGCATAATAAACAAAAAATGTCTTGTGGTTCAGGAAAATGTGGTCAATAA